DNA from Parageobacillus thermoglucosidasius:
TGAAAACGTTTGTGCTTCTTGGAGCGATTAACGCGTTTTTATCTGTGGCGCTTGGGGCATTTGGAGCGCATGGGCTAGAAGGAAAAATTCCGGGACATTACTTGGAAGTATGGAAAACGGGCGTGCAATACCAAATGTTTCACGCGCTCGGTTTGCTGGCCGTTGGGCTGTTGCTCGGTAAGTTTCCGAATGTTGGATTGTTGACGACAGCCGGGTGGATTATGTTTATCGGCATTGTGCTGTTTTCCGGAAGTTTGTATGTGTTAAGCGTGACGCAGATCAAGCCGCTCGGAATGATCACGCCGTTTGGCGGAGTTTCGTTTTTAATTGCGTGGGCGTTGATCGGATACGCGGCGGTGAAAGCATTATAATGGGGCAGGCAAACGTCTGCCCCGTGCTGTTTTCATCATGAAAAAAACGAGGTTGCCACATGCAGCCTTTGTTTTGTGTAACGGGATTTTTAAGAAGCTTTATCGCGGAGAATAGGTGCTTAATTCAGCAGTCGCGCCGGCAAACGGATATTCGTAGGCGATTTCCCCTTCAAACACGATGTAATCAAGGTAAATCATCGGCAATAAGTAGCGCCTTCCCGTTTGCGGTTCGCTTAAGATCAAATGGTCACGACCGGCCGCTTCGATGATGCCGCGGAATATTTTCGCGTTCCATTCCCGGTTGTTTTCGAACGTCATATATACAGTAGCTGTCTTTCCTTTGTTCAGGCGCAAAATGTTTTCAATGTATGATTGTTCAATTGGAAGCATGCCGGGGATGGACGGCTGGATGGCTGTTGTCGGTGTTTGCGCTGCGAAAGAAGGTGCTTGTGTGCCGAATGCAGGAGCTGCCGCCGTTAGTGGCTGCTGGGAGTATGGATAAGCGGTTGGATAATATGCTTGCGGGAACATGTATCCTCCATAAAGATACGGATAATAAAAATAAGGTTGTTGGCGTTCATCTTCCAAAAACGTATTTTCGTACGAGTTAGCGGACATAAGAGAGAAACCTCCTTCATGAAAATTTAATATACTCTTGGACAATCACTCTGTGACGGCGCATAAAAACAATGTGACTTATAACGGCCGGCGTTCCATTGATTAAACCATTGCGGCGGACACTCTCCTGCCGGTTTAAAAAACCAGAGTGAGTTTGTCGCAGGATGGTACCGCCAGCCGCGAATCACTTGACGGGCTAATTGAATGTCGGTGTCTCTCGCTCTTTGATAGAAATAACCCTTCCGTACCGCCTCGAACCCGCCCGGGCTTTGAAACACCATTTGGCGGATCGTGCGTATTCCCCGAAAATCAAGGCAATCGGCAATGCAGCGGTTCACTCCGACGTTTCCGACCATTAACATGCCAAGTTTTCCGTCGCCCTCTGCTTCCGCCCGCATCAGCCTTGCCAATAATCTCACTTCTTCATCTGTGCATGCCACAACAGCCATATTGTCACCTCAACTGTCTTTTTCTCAACAATATTAGGCTATTGATATAAGGAAAAAATGGTGACAATTGGACAATCCATTTTGAAAGTGAATTTCTGATTTTATATTTATGGAAGAAAAAAGTAGAATATGACAGAAAAAAGAGGATGGTCCAAAAAACAGGAGAACAACAAAAAAAATCCCGCTCCTTTTAATTAAAGAAAGCGGGAAGATAGGGAACAGGTTAAACATGGAAGAATAACGGCACTTTTTCTACTGTTAAACGGTTTCCGACAAAGAAGGACCCAAATTCCCCATAGCGGGCGCTCACTTCGTCAAAACGCATTTCGTAAACGAGCTTTTTAAATTGCAATGCATCGTCAGAGAATAATGTAACGCCCCATTCAAAATCATCTAAGCCGATGGAGCCAGTGATAATTTGCGTTACTTTGCCGGCATATTTCCGTCCTGTCATGCCATGGGCGCGCATTAAATTGCGGCGTTCTTCTATCGAAAGCATGTACCAGTTATCATTGCCTTGCCGGCGCTTGTCCATCGGATAGAAGCAAACGTGTTTCGTTTTCGGCAAAATTGGGTAGAGACGGCGGCGCACTTCCGGAATTTGATAAGGGTCCTCATTTCCAGAGGCTAAGTAGTTGCTTAGCTCGACGACAGAAACATAAGAATAGGTTGGCACTAAATATTCGGCCAGCTTTGTTTTGTTAAGTGCCGTTTCGATTTCATTCAATTCTTCGATCGTCGGCCGCAAAATCATAAACATAATGTCGGCTTTTTGCCCGACGATTGTATAAATCGCATGGCTGCCTTCTTGTTTGTCTTCTGTTTCCTGCCATTTTTGGACTAATGATAAAAACTCATGAATGGCTGCTTCACGTTCATCGCTTGTTAATGTTTTCCAAGCGCTCCAATCGACCGAGCGGAAGTCGTGAAGGCAATACCAGCCATCGAGTGTTTGTGCAGCTTCGCTCATTTTCTTCACTCCCTTATCTGTCATTTACAATTTTACTATACCATAGTTTGGCCAAGAAACGCTCGAATGCCGCATGTAAAAGATAATAAACTGAATTGTCTTAATAAATCGATTTTTTATGGCAATGCTTAACTTAGTTGCGTTTCTATATAATAAGAGTATCCTAGTATATAGGGGCATTTCAAACATTAGGGAGGATTCGTTCGTGAGCAGTGATTTATTTTCGACATTAAAAGAAAAAATAGCGGGAAAACAACGGAAAATCGTGTTTCCGGAAGGGCTTGATGAGCGTATTTTAACAGCGGTAAGCCGTCTGGCGAACGAGCAAATCGTCACGCCGATTGTCATTGGCAATGAAGAAGCGGTTAAGCAAAAAGCAAGCGAGCTTGGGCTGACGCTTCCGAATGTCGAAATCATTGATCCGCATCAGTACGGGGAAATGGACAAGCTTGTTGCGGCATTTGTCGAACGCCGCAAAGGGAAAGTGACGGAAGAAGCGGCGCGGAAGCTGCTTCTTGACGAAAATTATTTTGGCACCATGCTTGTGTACATGGATAAGGCGCATGGGCTTGTCAGCGGCGCGGCGCATTCGACGGCTGATACGGTGCGGCCTGCGTTGCAAATTATAAAAACGAAACAAGGCGTCCGCAAAACGTCAGGAGTATTCATTATGGTGCGCGGTGATGAAAAGTACGTGTTTGCCGATTGCGCGATCAACATTGCCCCGGACAGCCAAGATTTGGCGGAAATCGCTGTCGAAAGCGCCAACACGGCAAAAATGTTCGACATTGAGCCGCGCGTGGCGATGTTGAGCTTTTCGACAAAAGGATCAGCGAAATCGCCAGAAACGGAAAAAGTCGTCGAAGCGGTGCGGCTTGCGAAAGAAATGGCGCCTGACTTAGTGCTGGACGGTGAGTTTCAGTTCGACGCGGCGTTTGTTCCGTCTGTCGCGAAAAAGAAAGCGCCAGATTCCGTCATTCAAGGAGACGCGAACGTATTTATTTTCCCAAGCCTTGAAGCGGGAAATATCGGCTATAAAATCGCCCAGCGTCTCGGCAACTTTGAAGCGGTCGGCCCGATTTTGCAAGGACTCAATAAGCCTGTGAACGACCTGTCACGCGGTTGCAATGCGGAAGATGTGTACAAGCTGACGCTTATAACTGCGGCGCAATCGCTATAATTCAGAAAAAGGTGACGAAACGTCACCTTTTTTATGTTTATGGTATAATTTTTGCAAATGACTTTGTTAAGGAGAAAAGCCATGGTTCACGAATTGTTGCAACAGGCGAAATGGCGCATTATTGACCAGTCGCATTTCGGTCCGATGTTTGATGCAAAACAGTCGTTTGCGATCGATGACACCCTTTGTACATCGGTAGGAAAAGGGTTGTCCGATCCGGTTGTTCGCACATGGGTTCATTACAATACCGTCGTGCTGGGAATTCAAGATACGAAGCTCCCTCATTTGCGCGATGCCGTGTCATTTTTAAAAGCGCAAAAATACAACGTCATCGTCCGCAATTCAGGGGGGCTTGCCGTCGTACTGGACGATGGGGTGCTTAATCTGTCGCTCATTTTTCCAGAAACGACAAAAGCGATTGATATTAACCAAGGATATGAAGCGATGTGGCAGCTGGTACAGGCGATGTTTTCGGATTACAATAAGGCAATTGAAGCAAGAGAAGTCACCGGTTCTTACTGTCCGGGGAGCTACGATTTAAGCATTGCCGGGAAAAAATTCGCTGGCATCTCGCAGCGGCGCGTGCGCGGCGGCGTTGCGGTGCAAATTTATTTATGTATAAACGGCAGCGGCTCGGCGCGCGCGGAGTTGCTCCGCCGCTTTTACAAGATTGGCTTAAAAGGGGAGAAGACGAAATTTACATACCCGACGATTGTTCCGAGCACGATGGCGTCGCTTTCCGAATTGCTTCATGAAGAGTTGACGATATCGTCCGTCTTACTTTTATTATTTCGCACACTGCAATCGTTTGGCGGCAAGCTTTATTCGTCCGCTTTAAACGAGGAGGAGCTATTATTATACGAATATTATTGGGAGCGGATCGTCAACCGGAATGAGAAGTCGCTGATAGCGCAATAAACGGCTGCCCGTTTTTAACGGGGCAGCCGTTAGTCATTCTGCGATTTTTTCCAAATTTCCGTTTTGGTCCATCCGGAATTTGAGTGCTTGCCGCTCTTCTTCCTCCTGCAAGACGAGCTTGCGGGCTCTGTTAATAATTCTCACCAATGTTTCATAATCTTCCTGAATCGTTGAAGAGTTTTCTTCCAATTTGGCAATTTTCTTTTCTAATTCGTTATTTTTCGCGCGGATTTCTTCATTTTCTTTTCGCAAGCGCTCGTTTTCTTTTACTAATGATTCATGATCGCGATGAACGGTTTTGAA
Protein-coding regions in this window:
- a CDS encoding DUF423 domain-containing protein, giving the protein MKTFVLLGAINAFLSVALGAFGAHGLEGKIPGHYLEVWKTGVQYQMFHALGLLAVGLLLGKFPNVGLLTTAGWIMFIGIVLFSGSLYVLSVTQIKPLGMITPFGGVSFLIAWALIGYAAVKAL
- the hemQ gene encoding hydrogen peroxide-dependent heme synthase, yielding MSEAAQTLDGWYCLHDFRSVDWSAWKTLTSDEREAAIHEFLSLVQKWQETEDKQEGSHAIYTIVGQKADIMFMILRPTIEELNEIETALNKTKLAEYLVPTYSYVSVVELSNYLASGNEDPYQIPEVRRRLYPILPKTKHVCFYPMDKRRQGNDNWYMLSIEERRNLMRAHGMTGRKYAGKVTQIITGSIGLDDFEWGVTLFSDDALQFKKLVYEMRFDEVSARYGEFGSFFVGNRLTVEKVPLFFHV
- a CDS encoding lipoate--protein ligase family protein, with protein sequence MVHELLQQAKWRIIDQSHFGPMFDAKQSFAIDDTLCTSVGKGLSDPVVRTWVHYNTVVLGIQDTKLPHLRDAVSFLKAQKYNVIVRNSGGLAVVLDDGVLNLSLIFPETTKAIDINQGYEAMWQLVQAMFSDYNKAIEAREVTGSYCPGSYDLSIAGKKFAGISQRRVRGGVAVQIYLCINGSGSARAELLRRFYKIGLKGEKTKFTYPTIVPSTMASLSELLHEELTISSVLLLLFRTLQSFGGKLYSSALNEEELLLYEYYWERIVNRNEKSLIAQ
- the gerQ gene encoding spore coat protein GerQ, which translates into the protein MSANSYENTFLEDERQQPYFYYPYLYGGYMFPQAYYPTAYPYSQQPLTAAAPAFGTQAPSFAAQTPTTAIQPSIPGMLPIEQSYIENILRLNKGKTATVYMTFENNREWNAKIFRGIIEAAGRDHLILSEPQTGRRYLLPMIYLDYIVFEGEIAYEYPFAGATAELSTYSPR
- the pta gene encoding phosphate acetyltransferase, which codes for MSSDLFSTLKEKIAGKQRKIVFPEGLDERILTAVSRLANEQIVTPIVIGNEEAVKQKASELGLTLPNVEIIDPHQYGEMDKLVAAFVERRKGKVTEEAARKLLLDENYFGTMLVYMDKAHGLVSGAAHSTADTVRPALQIIKTKQGVRKTSGVFIMVRGDEKYVFADCAINIAPDSQDLAEIAVESANTAKMFDIEPRVAMLSFSTKGSAKSPETEKVVEAVRLAKEMAPDLVLDGEFQFDAAFVPSVAKKKAPDSVIQGDANVFIFPSLEAGNIGYKIAQRLGNFEAVGPILQGLNKPVNDLSRGCNAEDVYKLTLITAAQSL
- a CDS encoding cell wall hydrolase; protein product: MAVVACTDEEVRLLARLMRAEAEGDGKLGMLMVGNVGVNRCIADCLDFRGIRTIRQMVFQSPGGFEAVRKGYFYQRARDTDIQLARQVIRGWRYHPATNSLWFFKPAGECPPQWFNQWNAGRYKSHCFYAPSQSDCPRVY